A region of Panicum virgatum strain AP13 chromosome 8N, P.virgatum_v5, whole genome shotgun sequence DNA encodes the following proteins:
- the LOC120686299 gene encoding ABC transporter G family member 25-like, with product MPPNAQDAHGSTGLAVTAAPAAAAANKMDCFLTTACTPLNLQFIDVSYRVKQTERSAAAPPGRISSHSGAAGDAAAEERTILRGVTGEARPGEVLAVLGPSGSGKSTLLSILGGRLAGRHAGTVLAGGRPPCRGVRRRTGFVAQDDVLHPHLTVRETLVFCAMLRLPRAAPAAAKAAAAEAVIAELGLAACADTVVGNAFVRGVSGGERKRVSIGHEMLVNPSLLILDEPTSGLDSTAAARLVATLSALARKGRTVVMSVHQPSSRVYRMFDSVLLLAEGSCLYFGAGRDAMDYFASVGFAPGFHVNPADFMLDLANGFAQADYSFTAEGGNVKQSLISSYNKVLAPRVKASINAGAGAEHAQQQDGAGAEPENCSGCTCWANQFTVLLRRSLKQRRHETFTSLRVFQIMAPALVAGAMWWRSSPLAVQDRLGLLFFVSIFWGVFASFNAVFAFPQERPVLARERASGMYALSSYFMSRMAGDLPMELALPTAFTVVVYLMAGLNPAPAAFALTLAVILSYVLVAGGLGLAVGAVMMDAKRASTLVTVIMLAFLLTGGFYVRNVPGFMAWAKYTSFTYYCYRLLIAVQYGGHLRRLLPPEDVDGEAGTGACVAALVAMFFGYRLLAYLALRRVRK from the exons ATGCCTCCCAACGCCCAGGACGCGCACGGAAGCACCGGCCTCGCCGTGacggcggccccggcggcggcagcggcgaacaAGATGGACTGCTTCCTGACCACCGCCTGCACGCCGCTCAACCTCCAG TTCATCGACGTGTCGTACCGCGTGAAGCAGACGgagcggtcggcggcggcgccgcccggccggataTCCTCGcactccggcgccgccggcgacgcagcggcggaggagcggacgATCCTCAGGGGCGTCAcgggcgaggcgcggccgggGGAGGTGCTCGCGGTGCTGGGCCCGTCGGGGAGCGGCAAGTCGACGCTGCTCTCCATCCTCGGCGGCCGCCTCGCGGGGCGCCACGCCGGGACGGtcctcgccggcgggcggccgccgtgccgcggcgtgcggcgtcgCACGGGGTTCGTGGCGCAGGACGACGTGCTCCACCCGCACCTCACCGTGCGGGAGACGCTCGTCTTCTGCGCCATGCTGCGGCTGccccgcgcggcgccggcggcggccaaggccgccgccgccgaggccgtgATCGCCGAGCTGGGGCTCGCTGCGTGCGCCGACACCGTCGTGGGCAACGCGTTCGTGCGCGGCGTGTCCGGCGGCGAGCGGAAGCGCGTCAGCATCGGGCACGAGATGCTCGTCAACCCGAGCCTGCTCATCCTCGACGAGCCCACGTCGGGGCTcgactccaccgccgccgcgcgcctcgtcGCCACGCTCTCGGCGCTGGCCAGGAAGGGCCGCACCGTCGTCATGTCCGTGCACCAGCCGTCGTCCCGGGTCTACCGCATGTTCGACTCCGTCCTGCTGCTCGCCGAGGGCAGCTGCCTCTACTTCGGGGCCGGCCGCGACGCCATGGACTACTTCGCCTCCGTCGGCTTCGCGCCGGGCTTCCACGTCAACCCGGCCGACTTCATGCTCGACCTCGCCAATG GTTTTGCTCAAGCAGATTACAGTTTCACCGCAGAAGGCGGCAACGTGAAGCAGTCGCTGATCTCGTCTTACAACAAGGTGCTCGCCCCAAGGGTGAAGGCGTCCAtcaacgccggcgccggcgcggagcacgcgcagcagcaggacggcgccggcgccgagccgGAGAACTGCAGCGGGTGCACGTGCTGGGCGAACCAGTTCACGGTCCTGCTCCGGCGCAGCCTCAAGCAGCGGCGGCACGAGACGTTCACGTCGCTGCGCGTCTTCCAGATCATGGCGccggcgctggtcgccggcgcCATGTGGTGGCGGTCGTCGCCGCTGGCGGTTCAGGACCGGCTGGGCCTGCTCTTCTTCGTCTCCATCTTCTGGGGCGTCTTCGCCTCCTTCAACGCCGTGTTCGCCTTCCCGCAGGAGCGGCCGGTGCTCGCCCGCGAGCGCGCCTCCGGGATGTACGCGCTCTCCTCCTACTTCATGTCCCGGATGGCCGGCGACCTGCCCATGGAGCTCGCCCTGCCCACGGCGTTCACGGTGGTCGTGTACCTGATGGCCGGGCTCAACCCGGCGCCCGCCGCATTCGCGCTCACCCTGGCGGTGATCCTCTCGTacgtgctcgtcgccggcgggctggggctcgccgtcggcgccgtCATGATGGACGCCAAGCGCGCGTCGACGCTGGTCACGGTGATCATGCTCGCCTTCCTCCTCACCGGCGGGTTCTACGTGCGCAACGTGCCGGGCTTCATGGCGTGGGCCAAGTACACCTCCTTCACCTACTACTGCTACCGCCTGCTCATCGCCGTGCAGTACGGCGgccacctgcgccgcctcctcccgccggaggacgtcgacggcgaggccggcaccggcgcatGCGTCGCCGCGCTCGTCGCCATGTTCTTCGGGTACCGGCTGCTGGCGTACCTCGCGCTGCGCCGCGTCAGGAAGtga